One window from the genome of Leucobacter aridicollis encodes:
- the lgt gene encoding prolipoprotein diacylglyceryl transferase yields the protein MILPLSIPSPSFQFFQIGPLTIHLYALWIILGIVLAAIWTGRRLTARGAERGVVLDFTVWSVLMGIIGARLYHVVTHWGFYFQEGRQWWNPFEKDAIWNIWDGGIAIFGALLGGAIGVLIASRLTGVRFLSFADALVPGLLLAQAFGRLGNYFNHELFGGPTTAPWGLEIDSSNPAFPIGLPEGTLFHPTFLYEILWNLVGIVLLLAIERKTRLRWGKFFALYLIWYGIGRAIIESMRVDPSLLFLGLRTNVLAALLAIVLGVIIYLVQRRRHVGIETSVYLPGRSNPADSILKDTADPEEFHHVINRGNAE from the coding sequence ATGATTCTCCCGCTCAGTATCCCGAGCCCCAGCTTCCAGTTCTTTCAGATCGGACCGCTGACTATCCACCTGTACGCGCTGTGGATCATCCTCGGGATTGTCCTTGCGGCAATCTGGACTGGCCGCCGACTCACCGCTCGCGGTGCCGAGCGCGGTGTCGTGCTCGACTTCACTGTGTGGTCAGTGCTCATGGGCATCATCGGCGCCCGGCTCTACCACGTTGTCACTCACTGGGGGTTCTACTTTCAGGAGGGGCGCCAGTGGTGGAACCCGTTCGAGAAGGACGCAATCTGGAACATCTGGGACGGCGGAATCGCCATCTTCGGTGCGCTGCTCGGTGGCGCAATCGGCGTGCTCATCGCCTCACGGCTGACGGGCGTCCGGTTCCTTTCGTTCGCTGACGCGCTCGTGCCCGGCCTGCTGCTCGCACAGGCATTCGGCCGCCTCGGCAACTACTTCAACCACGAGCTCTTCGGCGGCCCAACAACGGCACCGTGGGGGCTCGAGATCGATTCCTCGAACCCGGCATTCCCGATCGGACTGCCCGAGGGGACTCTGTTCCACCCGACCTTCCTGTACGAGATCCTCTGGAACCTCGTCGGGATCGTCCTGCTGCTCGCGATCGAGCGCAAGACCCGCCTCCGCTGGGGTAAGTTCTTCGCGCTGTACCTCATCTGGTACGGGATCGGCCGAGCGATCATCGAGTCGATGCGCGTCGATCCGAGCCTGCTGTTCCTCGGCCTGCGCACCAACGTGCTGGCTGCTCTGCTCGCGATCGTGCTCGGCGTCATCATCTACCTCGTTCAGCGCCGCAGGCACGTTGGCATCGAGACCAGCGTCTACCTGCCCGGCCGGTCGAACCCGGCTGATTCGATCCTCAAAGACACTGCGGATCCCGAAGAATTTCACCACGTGATCAACCGCGGCAACGCGGAATAG
- the pyk gene encoding pyruvate kinase — MRHAKIVATWGPAVSSYDHTLDLISAGVNVARLNMSHGTYNVHEGIYRNIRRAEVEVKRPIAVLADLQGPKIRLATFADGPHDLEVGDEFAITILDVPGDRTICGTTHKGLPGDVSVGDPLLVDDGKVALRAVKVTEDTVHTVVEVPGRVSNNKGINLPGVAVNVPALSDKDEEDLRWALKLGVDYIALSFVRDAADIVRVHEIMDEEGIRLPVIAKIEKPQAVENLEEIVDAFDGIMVARGDLGVEMPLERVPLVQAEAIGIARRNAKPVIVATQVLESMIENPRPTRAEASDCANAVLDGADAVMLSGETSVGAYPVEAVQTMARIIEATEDHALDRIEPLKTAPRSQGGVLTRAAAEVAEFIGARYICVFTESGDTVRRMSRLRTPIPIIGFTPSVATRRRMELTWGARSIEMERVGSTDEMFAQVDATLEPRENIELGERVVIVAGSPPGVVGTTNTLRIHRVGEMSGNLEAAGPRKHTLAEG, encoded by the coding sequence ATGCGCCACGCCAAGATTGTCGCAACCTGGGGCCCCGCGGTCTCGAGTTACGATCACACACTGGATCTCATCAGTGCTGGCGTCAACGTCGCTCGACTGAACATGTCGCACGGCACCTACAACGTCCACGAGGGCATCTACCGCAACATTCGTCGCGCCGAGGTTGAGGTGAAGCGCCCGATCGCCGTGCTCGCCGATCTGCAGGGGCCGAAGATTCGCCTCGCAACGTTTGCCGACGGGCCGCACGACCTTGAGGTTGGCGACGAGTTCGCGATCACGATCCTTGACGTTCCTGGCGACCGTACAATCTGCGGGACGACCCACAAGGGACTCCCCGGCGACGTGAGCGTCGGAGACCCGCTGCTCGTCGATGACGGCAAGGTCGCCCTGCGTGCGGTCAAGGTCACCGAGGACACTGTGCACACGGTCGTCGAGGTGCCAGGTCGCGTCTCGAATAACAAGGGCATCAATCTCCCCGGCGTTGCTGTGAATGTGCCTGCCCTGTCGGACAAGGATGAGGAAGACCTCCGGTGGGCCCTCAAGCTCGGGGTCGACTACATCGCTCTTTCGTTCGTGCGTGACGCCGCAGACATCGTGCGCGTCCACGAGATCATGGATGAGGAAGGCATTCGCCTTCCCGTGATCGCGAAGATCGAGAAGCCCCAGGCGGTCGAGAACCTCGAAGAGATCGTCGACGCGTTTGACGGCATCATGGTCGCACGCGGCGATCTCGGCGTCGAGATGCCGCTCGAGCGCGTGCCGCTCGTGCAGGCCGAGGCGATTGGCATTGCGCGCCGCAACGCGAAGCCGGTCATCGTGGCGACCCAGGTACTCGAGTCCATGATTGAGAACCCGCGCCCCACACGTGCCGAGGCCTCTGACTGCGCCAACGCGGTGCTCGACGGCGCTGACGCTGTGATGCTCTCGGGCGAGACGAGCGTGGGTGCATACCCAGTCGAGGCCGTACAGACTATGGCCCGCATCATCGAGGCGACTGAGGATCACGCGCTCGATCGCATCGAGCCACTTAAGACCGCGCCGCGCAGCCAGGGCGGTGTGCTCACGCGCGCTGCCGCGGAGGTTGCGGAGTTCATTGGGGCGCGCTACATCTGCGTGTTCACCGAGTCTGGCGACACCGTCCGTAGGATGTCGCGTCTGCGCACACCGATCCCGATCATCGGGTTCACGCCCTCGGTCGCGACACGTCGGCGGATGGAGCTCACCTGGGGCGCACGCTCAATCGAGATGGAGCGTGTCGGAAGCACTGACGAGATGTTCGCGCAGGTCGACGCCACGCTTGAGCCGCGCGAGAACATCGAGCTCGGTGAGCGAGTTGTCATCGTTGCTGGCTCGCCTCCCGGGGTCGTCGGCACAACGAACACGCTTCGTATCCACCGAGTAGGGGAGATGAGCGGCAACCTCGAAGCCGCCGGCCCGCGCAAGCACACACTCGCTGAGGGGTAA
- a CDS encoding ANTAR domain-containing response regulator codes for MNDQSVAPTAPRRVVVAEDESLIRLDIVETLRDNGFDVVGEAGDGETAVALVKELRPDLVVMDVKMPKLDGISAAEQINEEHIAPVVLLTAFSQRELVERATEAGALAYVVKPFTPADLIPAIEIALSRFQQIVALESEVADLAERFETRKLVDRAKGILNDKMGLSEPEAFRWIQKASMDRRLTMQDVAKTIIDQLGPKKD; via the coding sequence GTGAATGACCAGAGTGTTGCACCGACCGCGCCCAGGCGCGTAGTCGTAGCAGAAGACGAATCCCTCATCCGCCTCGACATCGTCGAGACGCTGCGCGACAACGGGTTCGACGTTGTCGGTGAGGCAGGCGACGGTGAGACCGCTGTTGCCCTCGTGAAAGAGCTCCGCCCCGACCTCGTCGTGATGGATGTGAAGATGCCGAAGCTTGATGGCATCTCGGCGGCCGAGCAGATCAACGAGGAGCACATTGCCCCCGTCGTCCTGCTGACTGCGTTCAGCCAGCGCGAGCTCGTCGAGCGCGCGACCGAAGCAGGCGCGCTCGCCTACGTCGTGAAGCCGTTCACCCCCGCAGACCTCATCCCTGCAATTGAGATCGCGCTCTCGCGTTTCCAGCAGATCGTCGCCCTTGAGAGCGAGGTCGCTGACCTCGCCGAGCGCTTCGAAACCCGAAAGCTCGTCGATCGTGCGAAGGGTATCCTCAACGACAAGATGGGCCTGTCTGAGCCTGAGGCGTTCCGTTGGATTCAGAAGGCGTCGATGGACCGCCGCCTGACGATGCAGGACGTCGCGAAGACGATCATCGATCAGCTCGGGCCGAAAAAGGACTAG
- a CDS encoding hotdog fold thioesterase: MPEHDAATRNRFGVEPGSDSADVDLVNARGLGALATRMGIVVTEFTAERIVATMPVEGNTQPFGLVNGGAYAVLGETLGSMHAGFLAPEGKVPVGVDINATHTGSATEGSITAVCTPIHAGRSMTVHEIVCADDTGRRCSTLRITNFYKTVPSA; the protein is encoded by the coding sequence ATGCCAGAGCACGATGCAGCAACCAGGAACCGTTTCGGAGTCGAGCCTGGAAGCGACAGCGCAGACGTAGATCTCGTCAATGCCCGCGGTCTCGGAGCTCTCGCTACACGGATGGGTATCGTCGTGACGGAGTTCACCGCCGAGCGCATTGTCGCGACGATGCCCGTCGAGGGAAACACTCAGCCGTTCGGCCTCGTTAACGGCGGCGCGTACGCAGTGCTCGGCGAGACACTCGGTTCGATGCACGCGGGCTTCCTCGCCCCAGAAGGGAAGGTTCCCGTTGGTGTCGATATCAACGCCACTCACACGGGCTCCGCCACGGAGGGCTCAATCACTGCCGTATGCACACCGATACACGCTGGCCGATCAATGACTGTGCACGAGATCGTCTGCGCCGACGACACTGGTCGCCGATGCTCGACGCTCAGGATCACGAACTTCTACAAAACCGTCCCTTCGGCGTAG
- the polA gene encoding DNA polymerase I — translation MVIDGHSLAFRAFYALPVDSFQTQTGQHTNAIHGFISMLINLLANENPDSLAIAFDISRHSFRTEEYPEYKGTRGETPVEFKGQIPLLQEALHAMGIRTIEKEGYEADDILATLSLEGANAGYRVLVVSGDRDTIQLVDDNVTLLYPSKQGVSELTRYDADKVMERYGVRPEQYPEIAALVGETSDNLPGVPRVGEKTAVKWINQFGSLEEIIRRQDEIGGKVGESLRENAHLAERNRRLNRLVRDVELDLTLDDLKRGDVDMEAVQQKFAELEFRTLLQRVAKLVGAEVPTGSGKPAAIGATLPEARLLIDEELGDWLSKAKSPAVYLAETGGGIDVGLATPESTVKLVWQPGGRDYAQFEEWLASDAPKIFFDAKQQLRVAAAVGVTVNGIAGDALLAAWVLRPIAPEKTIAEAVFRYLGEEVPVGDPNQLVPEEGSVATPEQLAWYIVRVHAAIVGRFEGRTAEVYEQIELPLLPILAQLEARGVAIDLPLLEAHNAELTERVAALEQRAFDSIGHEVNLSSPKQLQQVLFEELDMPKTRKTKSGYTTDAAALADLQQKHPHPFLDSLLAHRDANKLRQIIETLIKAVGTEDQRIHTTLVQVGASTGRLASTDPNLQNIPVRSEEGRRIREGFIHAPEYATLLTADYSQIEMRIMAHLSGDEGLIEAFNAGEDLHRFVGSRIFGVTPAEVTNEMRSKVKAMSYGLAYGLSAFGLSKQLNISAGEAKQLMEDYFERFGGVRDYLRSVVEQAKRDTFTETIFGRRRPFPDLASPNRILRENAERAALNAPIQGSAADIIKIAMIRVEGHMREAGLKSRMLLQIHDELMFEVADGEQEQLEAIVLADMAGAAELKVPLEVQFGHGPNWNAAAH, via the coding sequence ATGGTCATCGACGGTCACTCCCTCGCTTTCCGTGCCTTTTACGCGCTCCCGGTCGATAGTTTTCAGACCCAGACTGGCCAGCACACGAACGCGATCCACGGGTTCATCTCGATGTTGATCAACCTGCTCGCGAACGAGAACCCAGATTCTCTCGCGATCGCGTTCGACATCTCGCGGCACTCGTTCCGCACTGAGGAATACCCCGAATACAAGGGAACTCGCGGCGAGACCCCCGTCGAGTTCAAGGGCCAGATCCCGCTTTTGCAGGAAGCCCTGCACGCGATGGGGATCCGCACGATCGAGAAGGAGGGCTACGAAGCCGACGACATCCTCGCGACACTGTCGCTCGAGGGCGCAAACGCGGGTTACCGCGTGCTCGTGGTCTCCGGCGACCGCGACACGATCCAGCTCGTTGACGACAATGTGACGCTGCTGTACCCGTCGAAGCAGGGCGTGAGCGAGCTCACGCGCTACGACGCCGACAAGGTGATGGAACGCTACGGCGTGCGCCCCGAACAGTACCCAGAGATCGCGGCGCTCGTCGGTGAGACGAGCGACAACCTCCCAGGCGTGCCTCGTGTCGGCGAGAAGACAGCCGTCAAATGGATCAACCAGTTTGGCTCGCTCGAGGAGATCATCAGGCGGCAGGACGAGATTGGCGGCAAGGTCGGGGAGAGCCTGCGCGAGAACGCGCACCTCGCCGAGCGCAACCGGCGCCTGAACCGCCTCGTGCGTGACGTAGAGCTCGACCTCACGCTTGACGACCTCAAGCGTGGCGACGTCGACATGGAGGCCGTGCAGCAGAAGTTTGCGGAGCTCGAGTTCCGCACGCTGCTGCAGCGAGTCGCGAAGCTCGTCGGTGCCGAGGTACCCACGGGCTCGGGCAAGCCCGCTGCGATCGGTGCGACCCTGCCCGAGGCACGCCTGCTCATTGACGAGGAGCTCGGCGACTGGCTCTCGAAAGCGAAGAGCCCCGCCGTGTACCTGGCGGAGACCGGTGGCGGCATCGACGTTGGCCTCGCCACTCCCGAGTCGACAGTGAAGCTTGTCTGGCAGCCTGGCGGCCGCGACTACGCCCAGTTCGAAGAGTGGCTCGCGTCTGACGCACCGAAGATCTTCTTTGACGCGAAGCAGCAGCTTCGCGTTGCAGCTGCGGTTGGTGTGACAGTCAACGGGATTGCTGGCGATGCGCTGCTCGCTGCGTGGGTGTTGCGCCCGATTGCGCCCGAGAAGACGATCGCTGAGGCCGTGTTCCGCTACCTCGGCGAGGAGGTGCCTGTCGGAGACCCGAACCAGCTTGTGCCCGAAGAGGGGAGCGTCGCGACCCCTGAGCAGCTCGCCTGGTACATCGTGCGTGTGCACGCCGCTATCGTCGGCAGGTTCGAAGGCCGAACCGCCGAAGTCTACGAGCAGATCGAGCTTCCGCTGCTGCCGATCCTCGCGCAGCTTGAGGCTCGCGGCGTTGCGATCGATCTGCCGCTCCTTGAAGCGCACAACGCCGAGCTCACCGAGCGCGTTGCGGCGCTTGAACAGCGCGCGTTTGATTCGATCGGCCACGAGGTAAACCTCTCGTCGCCGAAGCAGCTGCAGCAGGTGCTCTTCGAAGAGCTCGACATGCCGAAGACCCGCAAGACGAAGAGCGGGTACACGACTGATGCGGCGGCGCTCGCCGATCTGCAGCAGAAGCACCCGCACCCCTTCCTTGACTCGCTGCTCGCGCATCGCGACGCGAACAAGCTTCGGCAGATCATTGAGACACTCATCAAGGCTGTCGGGACTGAAGACCAGCGGATCCACACCACACTCGTGCAGGTGGGCGCGAGCACGGGCCGGCTCGCATCGACTGACCCAAACTTGCAAAACATTCCAGTGCGCTCCGAGGAAGGGCGCCGCATTCGCGAGGGCTTCATCCACGCCCCCGAATACGCGACACTGCTTACCGCTGACTACTCGCAGATCGAAATGCGGATCATGGCGCACCTCTCGGGTGACGAGGGGCTCATCGAGGCGTTCAACGCGGGCGAGGACCTGCACCGCTTCGTGGGCTCGCGCATCTTCGGCGTGACGCCCGCCGAAGTGACGAACGAGATGCGCTCCAAGGTCAAGGCCATGTCGTACGGCCTCGCCTACGGGCTCTCCGCATTCGGGCTGTCGAAGCAGCTGAACATCTCCGCCGGCGAGGCGAAGCAGCTCATGGAGGACTACTTCGAGCGGTTCGGGGGAGTGCGCGACTACCTTCGCTCGGTCGTTGAGCAGGCGAAGCGTGACACCTTCACCGAGACGATCTTCGGCAGGCGGCGGCCGTTCCCCGACCTCGCGAGCCCGAACCGGATCCTGCGCGAGAATGCAGAGCGAGCCGCGCTCAACGCGCCGATCCAGGGCTCTGCGGCCGACATCATCAAGATCGCGATGATCCGCGTTGAGGGCCACATGCGCGAGGCTGGCCTGAAGTCGCGCATGCTGCTGCAAATTCACGATGAGCTCATGTTCGAGGTTGCCGATGGCGAGCAGGAACAGCTCGAGGCGATCGTACTCGCCGATATGGCGGGAGCTGCCGAACTCAAGGTGCCGCTCGAAGTGCAGTTTGGGCACGGCCCGAACTGGAATGCTGCGGCGCACTAG
- the rpsA gene encoding 30S ribosomal protein S1 → MTNATTTSKQVAVNDIGSAEDFLAAVELTIKSFNDGDLIEGTVVKIDRDEVLLDVGFKTEGVIPSRELSIKHDVNPDEVVQVGDSVEALVLQKEDKEGRLILSKKRAQYERAWGDVEKVKETEGVVTGTVIEVVKGGLIVDIGLRGFLPASLIELRRVRDLTPYLGQEIEAKILELDKNRNNVVLSRRALLEETQSATRSSFLADLKPGQVRKGVISSIVNFGAFVDLGGVDGLVHVSELSWKHIEHASDVVEVGQEVTVEVLSVELDRERVSLSLKATQEDPWQVFARTHAIGQIAPGAVTKLVPFGAFVRVADGIEGLVHISELSGQHVELAEQVVSAGQEVFVKIIDIDLERRRISLSLKQANEGLDPEGTEFDPALYGMTTEYDENGEYKYPEGFDPETQEWKEGFESQREKWEQEYAAAQERWEAHKKQVAAMLAEQAAAPAIDAPSASNFSSDSASTGALADDEALAALKAQLEGN, encoded by the coding sequence ATGACGAACGCAACGACCACGAGCAAGCAGGTCGCAGTAAACGACATCGGCTCAGCCGAAGACTTCCTTGCAGCGGTCGAACTGACCATTAAGTCCTTCAACGACGGGGACCTCATTGAGGGCACCGTCGTGAAGATTGACCGCGACGAGGTTCTCCTCGACGTCGGGTTCAAGACCGAGGGCGTCATCCCCTCGCGCGAGCTGTCCATCAAGCACGACGTCAACCCTGATGAGGTTGTTCAGGTCGGCGATTCCGTTGAGGCACTCGTGCTCCAGAAGGAGGACAAGGAAGGTCGCCTGATCCTGTCCAAGAAGCGTGCTCAGTACGAGCGTGCTTGGGGCGACGTGGAGAAGGTCAAGGAGACCGAGGGCGTCGTCACCGGCACCGTCATCGAGGTTGTCAAGGGCGGCCTCATCGTTGACATCGGACTCCGCGGCTTCCTCCCCGCATCGCTCATCGAGCTCCGCCGCGTGCGCGATCTCACCCCGTACCTTGGCCAGGAGATCGAGGCGAAGATTCTCGAGCTCGACAAGAACCGCAACAACGTTGTGCTTTCGCGTCGTGCGCTCCTCGAAGAGACGCAGTCCGCTACCCGCTCCTCGTTCCTCGCCGACCTCAAGCCCGGCCAGGTTCGCAAGGGCGTCATCTCGTCGATCGTTAACTTCGGTGCGTTCGTTGACCTCGGTGGCGTTGACGGCCTCGTGCACGTCTCGGAGCTCTCGTGGAAGCACATCGAGCACGCTTCGGACGTCGTCGAGGTTGGCCAGGAAGTCACTGTCGAGGTGCTCTCGGTCGAGCTCGATCGCGAGCGCGTCTCGCTGTCGCTGAAGGCTACGCAGGAAGATCCGTGGCAGGTATTCGCACGCACCCACGCAATCGGTCAGATTGCTCCGGGTGCTGTTACCAAGCTCGTTCCGTTCGGCGCGTTCGTTCGCGTTGCAGACGGCATCGAGGGCCTCGTGCACATCTCCGAACTCTCGGGTCAGCACGTTGAGCTTGCTGAGCAGGTCGTTTCGGCAGGCCAGGAAGTCTTCGTCAAGATCATCGACATCGATCTCGAGCGTCGCCGCATCTCGCTCAGCCTCAAGCAGGCGAACGAGGGCCTCGACCCTGAGGGCACCGAGTTCGATCCGGCTCTGTACGGTATGACTACCGAGTACGACGAGAACGGCGAGTACAAGTACCCCGAGGGCTTCGATCCTGAGACTCAGGAGTGGAAGGAAGGCTTCGAGAGCCAGCGCGAGAAGTGGGAGCAGGAGTACGCTGCTGCTCAGGAGCGTTGGGAAGCACACAAGAAGCAGGTCGCCGCTATGCTCGCAGAGCAGGCAGCTGCACCCGCTATTGATGCGCCTTCGGCCTCGAACTTCTCGAGCGACTCGGCTTCGACCGGCGCACTCGCTGACGATGAGGCACTCGCTGCACTCAAAGCTCAGCTCGAGGGCAACTAA
- a CDS encoding DUF4126 domain-containing protein, with protein MLEAITGLALASAAGLNAYIPLLGLGLLSRFTDLLTLPAGWDWLENGWALGVLGGLLIVEMIVDKVPALDTANDILQTIVRPASGGLVFSAGSASSTVAVTDPAAFVNSSAFWPFVIGVLIALVPHILKLVARPVVNLMSAGVGASIMSTIEDVAAVVVTVLAILLPLVALALIVLLIVFGVRWFRKLRDRRQGNSGTPAVA; from the coding sequence ATGCTTGAAGCCATCACCGGTCTCGCACTCGCGTCAGCCGCGGGACTCAACGCCTACATCCCGTTGCTCGGGCTCGGGTTGCTCTCGCGCTTCACTGACCTCCTGACACTGCCCGCAGGCTGGGACTGGCTGGAGAACGGGTGGGCCCTCGGTGTACTCGGCGGCCTGCTCATCGTTGAGATGATCGTCGACAAAGTTCCGGCCCTTGACACGGCGAACGACATCCTCCAGACCATAGTGCGCCCGGCTTCAGGGGGCCTCGTGTTCAGCGCAGGATCAGCGAGCTCAACTGTCGCAGTCACCGACCCCGCGGCGTTCGTGAACTCCTCAGCCTTCTGGCCGTTCGTCATTGGTGTGCTCATCGCACTCGTGCCCCACATACTGAAGCTTGTGGCAAGGCCCGTGGTCAACCTCATGTCAGCGGGAGTCGGCGCGTCGATCATGAGCACAATCGAGGACGTCGCGGCCGTAGTCGTTACCGTGCTCGCGATACTTCTCCCCCTCGTCGCACTCGCCCTCATCGTGCTACTCATTGTCTTCGGAGTCCGCTGGTTCAGGAAGCTGCGGGACCGCAGGCAAGGGAACAGCGGGACTCCGGCCGTCGCCTAG
- the coaE gene encoding dephospho-CoA kinase, which produces MQLIALTGGIAAGKSTVGGRLAELGAIRIDADQLARDAVAPGSPGLAKVVSRFGVSLLEEDGSLNRAALGERVFASPEELQALNAIVHPEVRRLADEAIQAAARSRPDAVIVYEIPLLVESGVMPSEGGLDWDMIVVAEAPVETRVARLVELRGMTEAEARNRIANQASDAARREIADVVIDTSGTKGETIEQVDALWRRIAPASSAT; this is translated from the coding sequence ATGCAACTCATTGCCCTTACTGGTGGAATCGCGGCAGGAAAGAGCACTGTTGGCGGGCGGCTCGCGGAACTCGGCGCGATCAGGATCGATGCTGATCAGCTCGCCCGTGACGCGGTCGCTCCTGGATCGCCCGGCCTCGCCAAGGTTGTCTCGCGGTTTGGTGTGAGCCTGCTCGAGGAGGACGGCTCCTTGAACCGAGCTGCACTCGGTGAGCGTGTCTTCGCGAGCCCTGAGGAACTGCAGGCGCTCAACGCGATTGTGCATCCTGAGGTGCGCAGGCTCGCAGACGAGGCCATTCAGGCGGCGGCCCGTTCCCGCCCTGACGCGGTGATCGTGTACGAGATCCCGCTCCTTGTGGAGAGCGGGGTCATGCCCAGCGAGGGCGGGCTTGACTGGGACATGATTGTTGTCGCGGAAGCGCCAGTCGAGACGCGTGTTGCACGACTGGTTGAGCTGCGCGGAATGACTGAAGCTGAGGCGCGAAACCGCATCGCGAATCAGGCGAGCGACGCGGCCCGCCGTGAGATCGCGGACGTGGTGATTGACACCTCGGGTACGAAAGGCGAGACGATTGAGCAGGTCGACGCGCTCTGGCGTCGGATCGCTCCAGCGTCCTCGGCGACTTAG
- a CDS encoding vitamin K epoxide reductase family protein, producing MSAIEVQTPKSRGFAIVTIVLGAIGLFASWELATEYIKTLQVEDYVPNCELSVLVTCGPNMDSWQGSILGFSNTIIGLMAFVAPIAVGVGMLAGARFAAWFWWLYRAGLALGVIFVFWLAYQSIFYINTLCPWCMVVWSATIPLFFFTAFRPEAQGYYAAKPSTQKAFAAINSWAWVLVLISYLVIAAVAQFQLNWFAEFSR from the coding sequence ATGAGTGCTATCGAAGTCCAAACCCCGAAGAGTCGTGGGTTTGCAATCGTCACCATCGTTCTCGGCGCGATCGGCCTGTTTGCCTCGTGGGAACTCGCCACCGAATACATCAAGACGTTGCAGGTGGAAGACTACGTCCCCAACTGTGAGCTCTCAGTTCTTGTGACCTGCGGGCCGAACATGGACTCGTGGCAGGGATCCATACTCGGTTTCAGCAACACGATCATCGGCCTCATGGCGTTCGTCGCCCCGATCGCTGTCGGTGTCGGCATGCTCGCCGGCGCCCGCTTCGCTGCCTGGTTCTGGTGGCTCTACCGCGCAGGCCTCGCGCTCGGCGTGATCTTCGTGTTTTGGCTCGCCTACCAGAGCATCTTCTACATCAACACGCTCTGCCCGTGGTGCATGGTCGTATGGTCAGCCACCATCCCGCTGTTCTTCTTCACTGCGTTCCGGCCAGAGGCACAGGGCTACTACGCCGCGAAACCGAGCACGCAGAAGGCGTTTGCCGCGATCAATTCGTGGGCGTGGGTACTCGTACTTATTTCGTACCTCGTCATCGCGGCTGTCGCGCAGTTCCAGCTCAACTGGTTCGCCGAGTTCTCGCGCTAA